Proteins encoded in a region of the Balneola sp. genome:
- a CDS encoding deoxynucleoside kinase — MSNTLDFIAVEGVIGAGKTSLARLLAERRQARLVLEEFEDNPFLPKFYEDRERYAFQTQLAFLASRFKQQQNMMTQDLFHQFTISDYIFEKDRIFARLNLEEDELALYDSIFNIMTGIAAQPNLIVFIQSSVDRLMDNIKKRGRDYEQHITPDYLRDLNNAYNHFFYHFNKTPVIFINTTEIDFVNNEEHLAYIEEQIFERPIRSNMHIHIAP; from the coding sequence ATGTCGAATACGCTGGACTTCATTGCGGTAGAAGGGGTAATTGGTGCCGGGAAAACATCATTAGCGAGGCTGCTTGCTGAGAGACGACAAGCAAGATTAGTGCTAGAAGAATTTGAGGATAATCCATTTCTGCCAAAGTTTTACGAAGATAGAGAGCGATATGCGTTTCAAACACAGTTGGCCTTTTTGGCTAGCAGGTTCAAGCAGCAGCAGAATATGATGACTCAGGATCTGTTCCATCAGTTTACTATATCAGACTATATTTTTGAGAAGGATAGAATCTTCGCACGATTGAATTTAGAAGAAGATGAATTAGCTCTATATGATTCTATCTTTAACATCATGACCGGAATTGCAGCACAGCCCAATCTGATTGTGTTTATCCAATCGTCAGTAGATCGGTTAATGGATAATATTAAGAAAAGAGGAAGGGACTATGAGCAGCATATTACCCCGGATTATTTGCGAGATTTAAACAACGCTTATAACCACTTTTTTTATCATTTCAATAAAACACCTGTTATTTTCATAAATACTACTGAAATAGATTTTGTAAACAATGAGGAGCATTTGGCGTACATCGAAGAGCAAATTTTCGAACGGCCTATTCGTTCAAATATGCACATTCATATAGCCCCCTGA